From the Leptotrichia sp. oral taxon 221 genome, one window contains:
- a CDS encoding anaerobic ribonucleoside triphosphate reductase — MKEFLTEDINKMISGIVNVEKNDINNENANMSASTPAGQMMRLASEISKMYTLQNLISPKFSEAHKNGEIHIHDMDYYPSKTTTCLQYDLKPMFENGFQTKHGFIREAKSISTYATLATIIFQTNQNEQHGGQAIPAFDFFMAKGVLKSFRRHFRYRLLSFLSLDYVDEINQEVKAFINSVVTTIKVDDETIKKLSEHLKINEKHIKRLLEIAYDDTRLETYQAMEGFLHNLNTMHSRGGNQVVFSSINYGTDTSEEGRMVVRELLKATEAGLGKKETPIFPIQIFKVKEGVNFDEEDYQFALENSEEIFEEIDSPNFSEKYKFKTPNFDLLLLACRTTSRRLFPNFVFLDTEFNKHEKWKAEDPERYKYEIATMGCRTRVFENVNGEKTSLGRGNISFTSINFPRIAIEVRKNVEKEIAELEKQGKFSSEQEKLELKNKMLSERFIEKVKEMTYFVGEQLKERFDFQKTALVKQFPFMASNNLWKGLGELSMNDEIQNAINTGTLSIGFVGGANAMYALFDEEHSQNQVAYQTLYDAIKEMSKIAVELRDKEHLNYSVIATPAESLAGRFLRMDREKYGEIENVTDRDYYVNSFHIDVKKNISIFDKIRKEAPFHELTRGGHITYVELDGEARKNIGVILKIVKVMKDSQIGYGSINHPVDRCKDCGYEGIVYDRCPICHSDHISRVRRITGYLTGDLDSWNSAKKAEEKDRIKHGLK; from the coding sequence ATGAAAGAATTTTTGACGGAAGATATAAATAAAATGATATCGGGGATTGTAAATGTAGAAAAAAATGATATTAATAATGAAAATGCAAATATGTCGGCTTCAACACCAGCTGGGCAAATGATGAGACTTGCGAGTGAAATTTCCAAAATGTATACTTTGCAGAATTTGATTTCTCCTAAGTTTAGTGAAGCACATAAAAATGGGGAAATTCATATTCACGACATGGACTATTATCCAAGTAAAACCACGACTTGTCTTCAATATGACTTGAAACCGATGTTTGAGAATGGTTTTCAAACAAAACACGGATTTATTCGAGAAGCAAAAAGTATTTCGACTTATGCGACTTTGGCAACAATAATTTTTCAAACAAACCAAAATGAACAACACGGTGGTCAAGCAATTCCAGCGTTTGATTTTTTTATGGCAAAAGGTGTGTTAAAATCGTTTAGAAGACATTTTAGATATAGATTATTAAGTTTTTTATCTTTGGATTATGTGGATGAAATTAATCAAGAGGTAAAAGCCTTTATAAATAGTGTTGTAACTACGATTAAAGTGGATGATGAAACGATTAAAAAATTATCAGAACATTTAAAAATAAATGAAAAGCATATAAAAAGATTGCTGGAAATTGCTTATGATGACACTAGACTTGAAACTTATCAAGCGATGGAGGGATTTTTGCATAATTTGAATACGATGCATTCTCGTGGTGGAAATCAAGTTGTATTTTCGTCAATTAATTATGGAACAGATACTTCTGAAGAAGGTAGAATGGTTGTTCGTGAATTGTTGAAGGCGACAGAAGCTGGATTAGGGAAAAAAGAAACACCTATTTTTCCAATTCAAATTTTTAAAGTAAAGGAAGGCGTGAACTTTGATGAGGAAGATTATCAATTTGCGTTGGAAAATAGTGAAGAAATTTTTGAGGAAATTGACAGTCCTAATTTTTCTGAAAAATATAAATTTAAGACACCAAATTTTGATTTGTTGTTGTTGGCCTGTAGAACGACTAGCCGAAGATTATTTCCAAATTTTGTATTTTTAGATACAGAGTTTAATAAGCATGAAAAATGGAAAGCCGAAGATCCTGAAAGATACAAATATGAAATCGCAACAATGGGGTGTAGAACAAGGGTTTTTGAAAATGTAAATGGAGAAAAAACGAGTCTTGGGCGTGGAAATATTTCGTTTACAAGTATTAATTTTCCGAGAATAGCGATTGAAGTTAGAAAAAATGTGGAAAAAGAAATTGCAGAGTTGGAAAAACAAGGTAAATTTTCTAGTGAGCAAGAAAAATTAGAATTGAAAAATAAGATGTTGTCAGAAAGATTTATTGAAAAAGTGAAGGAAATGACATATTTTGTTGGAGAACAATTGAAAGAAAGATTTGATTTTCAGAAAACTGCGTTGGTAAAACAGTTTCCATTTATGGCGTCTAATAATTTGTGGAAAGGTTTAGGAGAGTTATCGATGAATGATGAGATTCAGAATGCGATTAACACTGGAACTTTATCAATTGGATTTGTCGGTGGTGCGAATGCGATGTATGCGCTTTTTGATGAAGAACATAGTCAAAATCAAGTGGCTTACCAAACATTGTATGATGCGATAAAAGAAATGTCGAAAATTGCTGTGGAATTGAGGGATAAGGAACATTTGAATTATTCGGTTATTGCGACACCTGCAGAAAGTTTGGCTGGAAGATTTTTGAGAATGGATAGAGAAAAATATGGGGAAATTGAAAATGTAACAGATAGAGATTATTACGTTAATTCATTCCATATTGATGTTAAGAAAAATATTAGTATTTTTGATAAAATTAGAAAAGAGGCACCGTTCCATGAATTGACTAGAGGTGGACACATTACTTATGTAGAATTGGATGGAGAAGCTCGAAAAAATATTGGAGTAATTTTGAAAATTGTAAAAGTGATGAAAGATAGCCAAATCGGGTATGGTTCTATAAATCATCCAGTTGATAGATGTAAGGATTGTGGATACGAAGGAATTGTTTATGACAGATGTCCGATTTGTCACAGTGACCATATTTCAAGGGTTAGAAGAATAACTGGTTATTTGACAGGTGATTTAGATAGCTGGAATAGTGCTAAAAAGGCTGAAGAAAAAGATAGAATTAAACATGGATTGAAATAA
- a CDS encoding DUF5105 domain-containing protein, which yields MKKNFFGKKTVVLLIFAIFFAISCGGKHPAVKNFEKEMSILQSGDIEKMPNVKSNEEFKKLNEDTFETLKNGYKKITYKVNKVETDKNTAKINVTMKSPDLSNLVQDALQKIMSTSPSEMAGKSQEELNKMGEKIMVDLIKEKLSSSNVKYREKTFDVIYKKDGSEWTIDPTANSEFFDMTTFGMLSGK from the coding sequence ATGAAAAAAAATTTTTTTGGAAAAAAAACTGTTGTACTGCTAATATTTGCGATTTTCTTTGCAATTAGTTGTGGAGGAAAACACCCTGCTGTAAAGAATTTTGAGAAAGAAATGTCGATTTTACAAAGTGGTGATATCGAAAAAATGCCTAATGTGAAATCAAATGAAGAGTTTAAAAAACTTAATGAAGATACTTTTGAAACTTTAAAAAATGGTTACAAAAAAATTACATATAAAGTAAATAAAGTTGAAACTGACAAAAATACTGCTAAAATTAATGTTACTATGAAATCTCCAGATTTATCTAATTTAGTTCAAGATGCTTTACAAAAAATAATGTCTACATCACCTAGTGAAATGGCAGGTAAATCACAAGAAGAATTAAATAAAATGGGAGAAAAAATTATGGTTGACTTGATAAAAGAAAAATTATCTAGTTCAAATGTTAAATATAGAGAAAAGACATTTGATGTTATTTACAAAAAAGACGGTTCTGAATGGACAATAGATCCTACTGCAAATTCTGAATTTTTTGATATGACTACTTTTGGAATGTTATCTGGAAAATAA
- the guaA gene encoding glutamine-hydrolyzing GMP synthase, protein MKEKILIVDFGSQYTQLIARRIREMEVYCEIVPLIDVEKIKNGTEPVKGIILSGGPASVYEEDAPTVDKAIFDLGLPILGICYGMQLITHLNGGKVEKANSREFGKAILEVINGENPLFKEIKKTSSIWMSHNDHITELPEGFEIIAQTDSSIAAITNNNGIYALQFHPEVVHSECGTEIIANFVFNICKCERNWKITSFIEEKTKAIKEIVGDEHVLLALSGGVDSSVAAVLINNAIGRQLTCMFVDTGLLRKDEGKKVLEYYKEHFNLNIVFVDAKDRFLNKLKGVDEPEAKRKIIGHEFIEVFNEEIRKLKGQEGAKFLAQGTIYPDVIESQSIKGPSHTIKSHHNVGGLPEDLKFELLEPLKELFKDEVRKVGHELGLPDTIINRHPFPGPGLGIRVIGEVTPEKVRILQEADDIFINALMEEGLYGKVDQAFVTLLPVKTVGVMGDQRTYEYVAAIRSVNTIDFMTATWSKLPYEFLGDVANKIINNVNGINRIVYDISSKPAATIEWE, encoded by the coding sequence GTGAAAGAGAAAATTTTAATTGTTGACTTTGGGTCGCAATATACTCAATTAATTGCAAGAAGAATTAGAGAAATGGAAGTTTACTGTGAAATCGTTCCATTAATTGATGTAGAAAAAATCAAAAATGGAACTGAACCTGTAAAAGGAATTATTCTTTCGGGAGGACCTGCTTCAGTTTATGAGGAAGACGCTCCAACAGTTGATAAAGCTATTTTTGATTTAGGATTACCTATTTTAGGAATCTGTTATGGAATGCAATTAATTACTCACTTAAATGGTGGAAAAGTTGAAAAAGCTAATTCGAGAGAATTTGGAAAAGCTATTTTAGAAGTTATAAACGGAGAAAATCCTTTATTTAAAGAAATTAAAAAAACTTCTAGCATCTGGATGAGTCACAATGATCATATCACTGAATTGCCTGAAGGATTTGAAATAATTGCACAAACTGACTCTTCAATCGCTGCAATTACAAATAACAATGGAATTTATGCATTACAATTCCACCCAGAAGTAGTTCATTCTGAATGCGGAACTGAAATTATTGCTAACTTTGTTTTCAATATTTGTAAATGTGAAAGAAACTGGAAAATTACAAGTTTCATTGAAGAAAAAACAAAAGCAATTAAAGAAATTGTTGGAGACGAACATGTTTTACTTGCATTATCAGGTGGCGTAGATTCTTCAGTTGCAGCTGTTTTGATTAACAATGCGATTGGAAGACAATTGACTTGTATGTTTGTAGATACTGGACTTCTTAGAAAAGATGAAGGTAAAAAAGTTTTAGAATATTATAAAGAACATTTTAATTTAAATATCGTTTTTGTTGATGCAAAAGATAGATTTTTAAACAAATTGAAAGGTGTAGATGAGCCAGAAGCTAAAAGAAAAATCATTGGACATGAATTTATCGAAGTTTTCAATGAAGAAATTAGAAAATTAAAAGGTCAAGAAGGTGCAAAATTCTTAGCACAAGGTACAATTTACCCTGATGTTATCGAATCTCAATCAATAAAAGGTCCTTCTCATACAATAAAATCTCACCACAATGTTGGTGGACTTCCAGAAGATTTAAAATTTGAATTGTTGGAACCATTAAAAGAATTGTTTAAAGATGAAGTTAGAAAAGTGGGACATGAATTGGGATTGCCTGACACAATTATTAATAGACATCCATTCCCAGGACCAGGACTTGGAATTAGAGTAATTGGAGAAGTTACACCTGAAAAAGTAAGAATTTTACAAGAAGCTGACGACATTTTCATTAATGCTTTGATGGAAGAAGGATTATATGGAAAAGTGGATCAAGCATTCGTTACTTTATTACCTGTTAAAACTGTAGGAGTTATGGGTGACCAAAGAACTTACGAATATGTAGCAGCTATCCGTTCTGTAAACACAATTGATTTCATGACTGCAACTTGGTCTAAATTACCTTACGAATTTTTAGGAGATGTTGCAAATAAAATCATCAATAATGTAAATGGAATAAATAGAATTGTTTATGATATTTCTTCTAAACCTGCAGCTACAATTGAGTGGGAATAA
- a CDS encoding DUF262 domain-containing protein, which yields MMKIEQLNVKQFLETGREEPFLVPDYQRPYSWGEEEIVTLFNDLLLFTEGDVSKKNKNSNDTYFLGTVISFKNENGEQEIIDGQQRITSLFLLLRAIYTKLKTFSKKTNLYDELLSEIEPILWKNVIKSEGAVKNVLISSSVINDEGNNILKGILENGVTKEEANDRYSLNYTLFQRLFDGLVYENPGLMFEFVRYVLNRTLICPIITESQEGALNIFSTLNTRGMPLSESDIFKAKIYNFLDDSQKNRFIERWKELTEKAEYVNEDIQQIFYYYMFYLRALDGDSATTTIGIRKYFSQNNFAKLFNKSLLKDLNSILDLWAVVVKKQSLENAKWSKNNQIIKMLDVLSSYPNEFWKYPVIIYYLVHKENPEFEKRFLKFLKKLTIELVANYLVKPTVLAVKAGILKLNVEITKKLSPPVTFQNLPLDSLKTKLRLPSKNLFKMTLKMMVYNFQEELLPDKWEIEQIYPSKSVEGFNNEALETVSKDYLDSIGNKIPFEKRSTIKASKDYFQKKRILYLRSQIPYVKEFATKHVTHWNVDDIKKRNEFITEEIMRLFISWSGDYEF from the coding sequence ATGATGAAAATAGAACAACTAAACGTTAAACAATTTCTTGAAACTGGTAGAGAAGAACCTTTTCTTGTTCCAGATTATCAGCGTCCTTACTCATGGGGAGAGGAAGAAATAGTAACATTATTTAACGATTTATTATTATTTACCGAGGGAGACGTTTCCAAAAAAAATAAAAATTCCAATGACACTTATTTCTTAGGAACTGTTATCTCATTTAAAAATGAAAATGGTGAACAGGAAATCATAGATGGTCAACAACGTATTACATCATTATTTTTGTTATTAAGAGCCATTTATACAAAGTTAAAAACTTTTTCCAAAAAGACAAACCTTTATGATGAACTTTTAAGTGAAATCGAACCTATTTTATGGAAAAATGTAATCAAAAGTGAAGGTGCAGTAAAAAATGTTTTAATCTCATCTTCCGTTATCAATGATGAAGGAAATAATATTTTAAAAGGTATTTTAGAAAATGGGGTCACTAAGGAAGAGGCAAATGACAGATATTCATTAAATTACACATTATTTCAAAGATTATTTGATGGATTAGTTTATGAAAATCCAGGACTTATGTTTGAATTTGTCCGTTATGTATTAAATCGAACATTAATTTGTCCAATAATAACTGAATCACAAGAAGGTGCTCTTAACATCTTCTCGACATTAAACACAAGAGGAATGCCTTTGTCTGAATCAGATATCTTTAAAGCCAAAATCTATAATTTTTTAGACGATTCACAAAAAAACCGATTTATTGAGCGTTGGAAAGAATTAACAGAAAAAGCAGAATATGTAAATGAAGATATTCAACAGATTTTTTACTACTACATGTTTTATTTACGAGCATTAGATGGTGATTCTGCTACAACGACCATTGGAATCAGAAAATATTTTTCACAAAATAATTTTGCAAAATTATTTAATAAGAGTCTTTTAAAAGATTTGAATTCAATTTTAGATTTGTGGGCTGTTGTTGTAAAAAAACAGAGTTTAGAAAATGCAAAATGGTCTAAAAATAACCAAATTATCAAGATGCTAGATGTTTTATCATCTTATCCAAATGAATTTTGGAAATATCCTGTTATAATTTATTATTTGGTTCATAAAGAAAATCCTGAATTTGAAAAGAGATTTTTGAAATTCTTGAAAAAATTGACAATCGAATTAGTTGCAAACTATTTGGTTAAACCAACTGTTCTTGCAGTTAAAGCTGGTATTTTAAAGTTAAATGTTGAAATTACAAAAAAACTTTCACCACCAGTTACATTCCAAAATCTACCACTTGATAGCTTAAAAACAAAATTAAGACTTCCAAGTAAAAATTTATTCAAAATGACTTTAAAAATGATGGTTTACAATTTTCAAGAAGAATTATTACCTGACAAATGGGAAATTGAACAAATTTACCCATCAAAATCTGTGGAAGGCTTTAATAATGAAGCATTAGAAACTGTAAGCAAAGATTACTTAGATTCAATTGGAAATAAAATTCCATTTGAAAAAAGATCGACTATTAAGGCAAGTAAAGATTACTTCCAGAAAAAACGTATCCTTTACTTACGTTCTCAAATTCCTTATGTAAAAGAATTTGCCACAAAACATGTTACTCACTGGAATGTCGATGATATAAAAAAACGAAATGAATTTATCACTGAGGAAATAATGCGATTATTTATTTCTTGGAGTGGAGATTATGAATTTTAA
- a CDS encoding RNA-guided endonuclease TnpB family protein has translation MKYNLAFKYRIYPNKDQELLINKTFGCVRFVYNTILYTANKFYEETGKNKIITPASLKNENQFLKEVDSLALSNAQLNVKRSFTNFFQKRAKFPRFKSKKNNVKSYTTNCVNNSIRIEENKYLVLPKLKKVKLKYHREIPEDYKIKSVTLTNSNGNYYVSVLTEFEKEIQKMPSNDKVIGLDFSMSELFVSSENQRADYPKYFRILEKKLKKLQKSLSRKVKFSKNWYKQKAKISKLHEYIKNCRRDFLHKLSKKLSETYNAMVVENLNMKGMSQALNFGKSVGDNGWGMFLRMLEYKLMFLGKQFLKIDKWFPSSKTCSKCGNVKEELKLSERSYKCECCGIEIDRDYNAALNIRDVGKEMLKY, from the coding sequence ATGAAATATAATTTGGCATTCAAATACAGAATTTATCCAAATAAAGATCAGGAATTATTGATAAATAAGACTTTTGGATGTGTTCGTTTTGTTTACAATACGATTTTGTATACTGCGAATAAATTTTATGAAGAAACTGGAAAAAATAAAATAATTACACCTGCCAGTTTAAAAAATGAAAATCAATTTTTGAAAGAAGTGGACAGTCTGGCACTTTCAAATGCTCAATTAAATGTAAAACGATCATTTACGAATTTTTTTCAAAAGAGAGCAAAGTTTCCAAGATTCAAATCTAAAAAGAATAATGTTAAAAGTTACACGACAAATTGTGTGAACAATTCGATAAGAATTGAAGAAAACAAATATTTAGTTTTGCCAAAATTGAAAAAAGTAAAATTGAAATATCATAGAGAAATACCAGAGGATTATAAAATAAAGTCGGTAACATTGACAAACAGTAATGGAAATTACTATGTTTCTGTTTTGACAGAATTTGAAAAAGAAATTCAAAAAATGCCAAGTAATGATAAAGTAATTGGACTTGATTTTTCAATGTCTGAATTATTTGTCAGTTCTGAAAACCAAAGAGCTGATTATCCAAAATATTTTAGGATATTGGAGAAAAAATTAAAAAAATTACAAAAGTCATTGTCAAGAAAAGTGAAATTTTCTAAAAATTGGTATAAGCAAAAAGCGAAAATATCAAAATTGCATGAATATATCAAAAATTGTCGAAGAGATTTTCTACATAAATTATCGAAAAAATTGTCTGAAACATATAATGCTATGGTTGTTGAAAATTTGAATATGAAAGGGATGAGCCAGGCATTAAATTTTGGGAAAAGTGTAGGAGATAATGGATGGGGAATGTTTTTGAGGATGCTTGAGTACAAGTTGATGTTTTTAGGGAAACAATTTTTAAAGATAGATAAGTGGTTTCCATCGTCGAAAACTTGCAGTAAATGTGGAAATGTTAAAGAGGAACTGAAGTTATCAGAAAGAAGCTATAAATGTGAGTGCTGTGGAATTGAAATTGATAGAGATTACAATGCGGCACTGAATATAAGAGATGTTGGAAAAGAAATGTTGAAATATTAG
- a CDS encoding TetR/AcrR family transcriptional regulator, whose protein sequence is MKNLKKSYHHGNLKEELIEKGIEIINEMGEEKLSLRYVAKMCGVSNAAPYTYFKKKEDLLEAISNYIWKMLAKELNETREKYRNKEELLVKLGKKYVTFFCENSRYYHFIISRNNMKIDLLSEFSKSENDNQNAFYILKTEATKVFEKYSIPPESIQDKIIAMWALVQGLVTIVTMNNLSFSEYWEKKIEEIIKSSCMIPSL, encoded by the coding sequence ATGAAAAATTTAAAAAAAAGTTACCATCATGGAAATTTAAAAGAAGAATTAATTGAAAAAGGAATCGAAATAATAAATGAAATGGGCGAAGAAAAACTATCTTTAAGATATGTTGCTAAAATGTGTGGAGTAAGCAATGCCGCTCCTTATACATATTTTAAGAAAAAAGAAGATTTACTTGAAGCTATAAGTAACTATATTTGGAAAATGTTAGCTAAGGAATTGAATGAAACAAGAGAAAAGTATAGAAATAAAGAAGAATTGCTAGTTAAACTAGGAAAAAAATATGTCACTTTTTTTTGTGAAAATTCTCGATATTATCATTTTATAATTTCAAGAAATAATATGAAAATTGATCTACTATCTGAATTTTCAAAATCAGAAAATGATAACCAGAACGCTTTTTACATATTGAAAACTGAAGCAACCAAAGTATTTGAAAAATACAGTATACCGCCTGAAAGTATACAAGATAAAATCATAGCAATGTGGGCATTAGTTCAAGGATTAGTAACAATAGTAACTATGAATAATTTAAGCTTTTCTGAATACTGGGAGAAAAAAATAGAAGAAATAATAAAATCAAGCTGCATGATACCTTCCCTTTAA
- a CDS encoding NAD(P)H-dependent oxidoreductase, with protein sequence MKLIIHDLSNEKLENLKSELEKEDKSINIIKKSIDQGSIIIDKDVCIISNNKKIKSCMGCFDCWIKTPGKCKIRDGYENLSKLYLKAEKVIIISQCFYGSYSPFVKNILDRTIPYLLPFFKFKNKEMHHTTRSKTKFDLNVYFYGKNLTRSEKITAKKIVKANSINLNVKKFKVLFFENYD encoded by the coding sequence ATGAAACTAATTATACACGATTTAAGTAATGAAAAATTAGAAAATTTAAAATCAGAACTTGAAAAAGAAGATAAATCTATAAATATCATAAAGAAAAGCATAGATCAAGGCTCAATAATAATTGACAAAGATGTATGTATCATCAGCAATAATAAAAAAATAAAAAGCTGTATGGGATGCTTTGACTGTTGGATTAAAACACCAGGAAAATGTAAAATTCGTGATGGATATGAAAATTTGTCAAAATTATATTTAAAAGCAGAAAAAGTAATTATTATAAGCCAATGTTTTTATGGCTCTTACAGTCCCTTTGTAAAAAATATATTAGATAGAACAATCCCGTATCTACTTCCATTTTTTAAATTTAAAAATAAGGAAATGCACCACACTACGAGAAGTAAAACAAAATTTGATTTAAATGTATACTTTTATGGAAAAAATTTAACACGAAGCGAAAAAATAACTGCGAAAAAAATAGTAAAAGCCAACAGTATAAACTTAAATGTAAAAAAATTTAAAGTTTTATTTTTTGAAAATTATGATTAA
- a CDS encoding response regulator transcription factor → MRILVVEDEKNLNDIIVKKLKLEKYGVDFCFDGEEAVDYILATEYDAIILDIMLPKLDGFEVLKKIRSKNVKTPVLLLTARDSVEDRVKGLDSGADDYLIKPFSFEELLARVRVLLRRNNSSSENADNTYTLANLTVIIDSHTVLRDNQKIKLSMREFSILEYMIRNKERVLSRESIEQHIWDYGYEGGTNVVDVYIRYLRKKIDNGYSPKLIHTIRGLGYVLKVEDD, encoded by the coding sequence ATGAGAATTTTAGTTGTTGAAGATGAAAAAAATTTGAATGATATTATTGTAAAAAAATTAAAATTGGAAAAATATGGTGTCGACTTTTGTTTTGATGGTGAAGAGGCTGTCGATTATATTCTTGCAACAGAATATGATGCTATAATTTTAGACATAATGCTTCCAAAATTAGACGGTTTTGAAGTGTTAAAAAAAATTCGTTCAAAAAATGTAAAAACACCTGTTTTATTATTAACAGCTCGAGATAGCGTAGAAGATCGAGTAAAAGGTCTAGATTCAGGCGCTGATGATTATTTGATAAAACCTTTTTCATTTGAAGAATTACTCGCTAGAGTTCGAGTTCTTTTGAGACGAAATAATTCTAGCTCAGAAAACGCTGATAACACCTACACTTTAGCGAATTTAACCGTAATAATAGATTCTCACACCGTTCTCCGTGACAACCAAAAAATCAAACTTTCCATGCGTGAATTTTCTATTTTAGAATATATGATTAGAAATAAGGAAAGAGTTTTAAGCCGAGAAAGTATCGAGCAACACATTTGGGATTACGGTTACGAAGGTGGTACAAACGTTGTCGACGTTTACATTCGATATTTACGAAAAAAAATTGATAATGGTTACTCGCCAAAATTAATTCACACCATTCGTGGTCTAGGTTATGTTTTGAAGGTGGAAGATGACTAA
- a CDS encoding HAMP domain-containing sensor histidine kinase, whose translation MTKNPIFEKVNTNLNNKFSIRSRIALWYLISMGFIVIIYSGLFFYITNNIVRKSTYTYLKERVNKSFSSIRYIQEDKELEIDDNLQTLNGSIQLSIFNNQKEFIYGNSPLNFKFDDTLSDNGKVRILKHKNQRWYLYEEKHFYKGYGDLWVRGVVESSVLEYTIEAIFFITLVGLPILLIFITIGGYIFSKQLFKPISKITEIAQEINDGDDLTKRINLGNGKDEIYNLANTFDNMFDKLQKSFENEVQFTSDVSHELRTPISVIMTQSEYGKDIEMTPEEAKHTFNIIFKESKKMSQLVSQLLTLVRIDKGHLKLNLENIDIGELLEISLETQQINANKKNINFITNIEENIFTFIDEIMILRAFNNIISNAIFYGKENGFLKISLKKENNKIFITFEDNGIGISKENLDKIWIRFFQADSSRTTDNSGLGLPMVKGIIEAHNGNISVTSELGKGTTFSIILPFLEKI comes from the coding sequence ATGACTAAAAATCCTATTTTTGAAAAAGTAAATACAAACTTAAACAATAAATTTTCAATAAGATCAAGAATTGCGTTGTGGTACCTAATTTCAATGGGGTTTATTGTTATAATTTATTCTGGTTTATTTTTCTATATAACAAATAATATTGTCCGAAAATCAACATACACCTATTTAAAAGAACGAGTAAACAAAAGTTTTTCTAGCATTCGATACATTCAAGAAGACAAAGAACTCGAAATTGACGACAATTTACAAACCTTAAACGGAAGTATTCAATTATCGATTTTTAATAATCAAAAAGAATTTATTTATGGAAACTCCCCGCTAAATTTTAAATTCGATGATACTCTTTCAGACAATGGAAAAGTACGGATTTTAAAACACAAAAATCAACGTTGGTATCTTTATGAAGAAAAACATTTTTATAAAGGATATGGTGATTTATGGGTTCGTGGAGTCGTAGAATCTTCTGTTTTAGAATATACTATCGAAGCAATTTTTTTCATAACTTTAGTCGGATTACCAATTTTACTAATTTTTATTACTATTGGAGGATACATTTTTTCAAAACAATTATTCAAACCAATTAGTAAAATCACAGAAATTGCCCAAGAAATAAATGACGGTGACGACTTAACAAAACGAATTAATCTAGGAAACGGAAAAGATGAAATTTATAATCTTGCAAATACATTCGATAATATGTTTGATAAATTACAAAAATCCTTTGAAAATGAAGTACAGTTCACTTCAGATGTCTCACATGAATTACGAACTCCAATTTCAGTAATTATGACACAATCTGAATATGGAAAAGATATCGAGATGACACCTGAAGAGGCAAAACATACATTCAACATAATTTTCAAAGAATCAAAAAAAATGTCACAACTTGTTTCACAACTTTTGACTCTTGTCAGAATCGACAAAGGTCACTTAAAATTAAATTTAGAAAATATTGACATCGGAGAATTGCTAGAAATTTCACTCGAAACCCAACAAATTAACGCTAATAAAAAAAATATAAACTTTATTACCAATATCGAAGAAAATATTTTTACTTTCATAGATGAAATAATGATTTTACGTGCTTTTAACAACATTATCTCAAATGCAATTTTTTATGGTAAAGAAAACGGTTTCTTAAAAATTTCTTTAAAAAAAGAAAATAATAAAATTTTTATCACTTTTGAAGATAATGGTATTGGAATTTCAAAAGAAAATTTAGATAAAATATGGATTAGATTTTTCCAAGCTGATTCCTCACGAACTACTGACAACAGCGGTTTAGGATTACCAATGGTAAAAGGTATCATCGAAGCTCACAACGGAAATATCTCGGTAACAAGTGAATTAGGAAAAGGTACAACTTTTTCCATCATTTTACCATTTTTAGAAAAAATCTAA
- a CDS encoding PepSY domain-containing protein, producing the protein MKKIFNITFLGLTLVTCIGFSSNNLKKSKNYTLASYTKIGKASTNLTSEAAKKIALNHAKVLENNATFTKIKLNTSNGKSVYNIQFFVNGKEYNYTIDANTGKVY; encoded by the coding sequence ATGAAAAAAATTTTTAATATCACTTTTTTGGGATTAACTTTAGTTACCTGTATTGGATTTAGTTCAAATAATTTAAAAAAATCCAAGAATTATACTTTGGCTAGTTACACAAAAATTGGAAAAGCAAGTACCAATTTAACTTCTGAAGCCGCAAAAAAAATAGCTTTAAACCATGCAAAAGTTTTAGAAAATAATGCAACTTTCACAAAAATAAAATTAAATACATCAAATGGTAAATCTGTTTATAATATCCAATTTTTCGTAAATGGAAAAGAATACAACTATACCATTGATGCAAATACAGGTAAAGTTTATTAA